A single Oncorhynchus mykiss isolate Arlee chromosome 24, USDA_OmykA_1.1, whole genome shotgun sequence DNA region contains:
- the LOC110503468 gene encoding ATP-sensitive inward rectifier potassium channel 1-like, with protein sequence MMFGIRKRIQDHLVERRIRRTRLVTKYGQCNIEFGNVKCGNQFAFLVDFWTTFVEFRWCFVLFFFTVSFNLSWFIFGLLWFWIARSNGDLTWQNPPKGHKYCVENVSDLITAFLFSMETQTSIGYGVRVITPHCSGAVTLIITQFLIGSIINCFLCGIILAKISIPKKRAKTITFSQTAVICPKKDFLCLMIRVANLRKTLMIGSQIYGKLLRTTIKPNGETIIMDQVNIEFMVDAGKDNLFFVCPLTLYHVIDKASPFFEMAVDTLHKQEFELVVFLDGTAETTSSACQVRTSFIPQEIMWGYSFLPIISRSKEGKYRVNFSNFSKVVPVATAHCSYCFHNMKGHHLHSINGIDNWEFEANDNIEQPNMTKL encoded by the coding sequence ATGATGTTTGGCATCAGGAAGCGCATCCAGGACCACCTGGTGGAGCGAAGAATCCGCCGAACCCGGCTGGTGACCAAATATGGCCAATGCAACATTGAATTTGGTAACGTGAAATGCGGCAACCAGTTTGCCTTCCTCGTGGACTTCTGGACGACCTTCGTGGAGTTCCGCTGGTGCTTTGTCCTCTTCTTCTTCACCGTCTCGTTCAACCTGAGCTGGTTCATCTTCGGACTACTGTGGTTCTGGATCGCCCGGAGCAACGGGGACCTGACCTGGCAGAACCCCCCAAAAGGCCACAAGTACTGTGTGGAAAACGTTTCCGATCTCATTACAGCATTCCTCTTCTCCATGGAGACCCAGACCAGCATTGGGTATGGTGTACGCGTCATCACCCCTCACTGTTCTGGTGCTGTAACCCTCATCATTACCCAGTTTCTCATAGGTTCCATCATCAACTGTTTCTTGTGTGGAATCATCCTGGCCAAGATCTCCATCCCTAAGAAAAGGGCCAAGACCATCACATTCAGTCAGACAGCTGTCATCTGTCCTAAGAAGGACTTCCTTTGCCTCATGATAAGAGTGGCCAACTTACGCAAGACCCTGATGATCGGGAGCCAGATTTATGGCAAGTTGTTGAGGACAACCATCAAACCCAATGGGGAGACAATCATCATGGATCAGGTGAACATTGAGTTCATGGTGGATGCTGGGAAGGACAACCTATTCTTTGTGTGCCCTCTCACACTCTACCATGTGATTGACAAGGCTAGCCCTTTTTTTGAGATGGCAGTGGACACACTCCATAAGCAGGAGTTTGAGCTGGTGGTCTTTCTGGACGGCACAGCCGAGACCACCAGCTCAGCCTGCCAGGTCAGGACCTCCTTCATCCCTCAGGAGATCATGTGGGGTTACAGCTTCCTGCCAATCATCTCCCGCAGTAAAGAGGGCAAGTACAGAGTGAACTTCTCCAACTTCTCCAAAGTGGTGCCCGTGGCCACTGCACATTGTTCCTACTGCTTCCACAACATGAAGGGACACCACCTCCACTCCATTAATGGAATCGACAACTGGGAATTTGAAGCAAATGATAACATAGAACAACCTAATATGACCAAgttgtga